Genomic DNA from Brenneria izadpanahii:
AACTGTATTGGCACCATTGGCAGGCGCAATCCCCCAGCATTAACTGGCTCACCCGCTGCCTGACGGCGGAAGCCTGCCGATTTCTGGCGCGATCCCCCGTTACCAGTTGACCGCCGGCAGCCGATGTCCAGCGCGGATTTTTGACCTGCGCGCGAACGGCGCGGCGGGCGCTACAGCCCGCTTTCCTGTAACGCCTTGGTGACTTCTTGCGCCAGAATATCGATGCCGCGCTCAAGGCTTTGCGGATCCGGCACGTAGTTCATGCGTAGGCACTGATGCGCGTGCGGCCACTCCTGTTCCAGACCGGGGAAGAAATAGTGGCCCGGCACCATCAACACTCCGCGTTTTTTCAGCCGCTGATACAGCACTTCGGTGGTGATGGGGAGATCCTTAAACCATAACCACAGGAAAATCGCTCCCTCCGGCTTGTGGATAAGGCACTGTTCCTCCGACAGGTAGCGGCGGATCAGCGCGATGGTATCTGTGACCCGCTGCTGGTAGAAGGGGCGGATCACGTCATTGGACAGCCGCAGCAGATCGCCGCGCCGGATCATCTCATGCGCTATCGCCGGCCCCACCGCGCCCGGCGACAGGCTGATGATGCCGTTCATGTTGCCGACCGCGGAAATGACCTTTTCATCGGCAATAACAATGCCGCAGCGCGAGCCGGGGAGCCCCAGCTTGGACAGGCTCATGCACAGAATGATATTGGGGTTCCACAACGGCGTGGCTTCGCTAAAGATAATACCGGGGAAGGGAACGCCGTAAGCATTATCAATCAGCAACGGCACATTGTGCTGTTGCGCCAGAATGTCCAGCCGCATCAATTCTTCGTCGGTCAGTACGTTGCCGGTCGGGTTGGTCGGCCGGGACGCGCAAATCAGTCCGATATCATCGGTGATCGACAGGTGATCAAAGTCGACATGGTATTTGAATTGTCCTTCGGGCAGCAGTTCAATCTGCGGCCGAACGGACACAAACATGTTTTCATCCAGCCCCGAATCTTCGTAGCCTATATATTCCGGCGCCAGAGGAAACAACACCTTACGCTTGCTGCCATTGGCGTAGCGCCCGGCAAACAGGTTGAATAAGTAGAAAAACGCGCTCTGACTGCCATTTGTCAGTGCAATATTCTGTGGTCCAATTTGCCAGCCTAATTCATCGCGCAGCAGATCGGCCAGCGCGTTAAGCAGCGCGTTTTTTCCCAGAGGGCCATCGTAATTGCATAAGGCTTCAGTTAATTTTCCCTGTTCCAGCATTTCCTGACAGAGTTGTTGAAAATAGGTATCCATCGCGGGAATGTGCGCCGGATTACCGCCTCCCAACATGATTGCTCCCGGTGTGCGGAGCCCCTCGTTCATGTCATCCATTAGCTGCGTGATGCCTGCATGACGGGTGAATTTGTTGCCGAAAAGAGAGAAGTTCATAGTTTGTCGATTACTGGTCATACATAAATAGACGGCCACCATAGCGCTTGCGTTACCATGACGCAATGTGGCGAGAAATCAAACCAGCAAGGTATTGTCCTGCATTAATATAATTTTGCGGAACAACCTGCTAAAGAAGCAGTATACCCTATCCGGCATGATTGGCCGCGTTATCGTTATATCCTCATGCTGAAATTGACCGCAATCGTGCTGAATCGATGTCAGCAATAACCGATCTGCAAGCCATTATTTTGCAAAAAACATTAATATTTTTAACGTTATTGTGATCTGTGTGGAAAATATTTAGTGGAAAAAGTCTATTTCCGGGACTGGTGATTTGTATCACATTCTAAAGCGTTGCTGATTTGTAGCCTTGAATACGCATTAGCTAAATCAATTCAGCAAAAAGGAAGAATGAAATGAAAAAATTACTGGCTATCGGTGTTTCATTAGCCTTGATTTCCTGGCAATCATCCGCGCAGACGTTTGTGCTGACGGACGCTGAAAGCAGCGTGGAGAAAGGGAATTGGCAAATTAGCAGCGATGCGATGAAGATTAAGGATCAGCACTTCAGCATTGAACAAAGCGTACTGCACGGCGGGCGTCAGGAAGGCAGCAAAATCATTACTATCACCAGTCAAAACGGATTAAAAATCGTACTGAGTCCGAGCCGCGGCATGGATCTGCTGCACGTCACCGGTAAAGATATCCGTTTGGGCTGGCATTCGCCGGTCGATGAGGTCGTAAACCCGAATACCATCAACCTGGAAAGCCGCGGAGGAGTGGGCTGGCTGGAAGGTTTCAATGAAATGATGGTGCGCTGCGGCTACGAATGGACCGGCCACCCGGTGGTGGATAACGGCATGATTTATACCCTGCACGGTCGCGCCGGCAATACGCCCGCGTCGAAGGTGGTGGTCGACGTCAGCGAAAAAGCCCCCTATCAGATTACCGTGCGCGGTCTGCTGAAAGAGAACAGCTTCAAAAAATCGAACCTGGAAACCTGGACGGAGCTGCGCTACATCCCCGGCAGCGAATCGTTCACCGTTCATGACGTGTTGACCAATAAATCCGATTATGTACGCGATTATCAGATCATTTATCACAGCAACTTCAGCACGCCGATTCTGGAACAGGGCGCGCGCTTTGTCGCGCCGGTGAAAGAGATCTCTCCGTTTAACGATTACGCTAAAGCGGGCCTGAAAGAGTGGCAGACTTACCAGGGGCCGACAAAAGACTTTGATGAAATGGTCTTTAACCTGACGCCATATGCCGATGCGCAGGGCAAAACGCTGGCCGCGTTGTTCAATCGCGCGGGCGATAAAGGGGTATCGATCGAGTTTGATACTCGCCAACTGCCGGTGTTGACGCTGTGGAAAAATACCGATACTGAAAAACAGGGATACGTTACCGGTATTGAACCGGGCACCAGCTACGCCTATCCGGTGACCATCGAGCGCGAGCAAGGCCGGGTAAAACAGCTACAGCCTGGGCAGAGCACGGCGTTTGAACTGACCTATAGTCTGCTGAGCAGCGCCGATTCGGTGCAGAAAACGGAACAACGGGTGAAAGCGATTCAGGGAGAGAATCAAACCACGCTGACGGAAAAACCTATCGCGGTTGAATAATCGCCGAATGCCGCAGCGGCATTCCGATACCGCTTTGCCTGTTTTCGGGCAAGGCGGTTTTTTTCATTTGCGTCTGTCTGTCTTCGCATTATATGACAATAAATGAACATTCCCTTTCCTGAGCAAGGGAGTCAGGTTAGCATTCGAAGAACGTCGTTCCGTGCTTAATCTTTATTTATCCGATGATTATGAAAAAGAGACCCGCTTCAGCTGCAACCGATAACAATTCCAAAAGCGATGCGCCCTACCGCCGCGTGCGCCTTGAAGATATCGCGACAAGATGCGGCACTTCGCTGAGCACGGTTTCGCGCGCGCTGTCCGGCGATAAAGGGGTCAGCCCGGAACTGAGAAGCAAGATTCAGGAGATGGCGCGCGCGGTGCGCTACACGCCGGCGCAGGAAATCAGCGGCAGCAAAATCGTTCTGGCGGCTTCCCAGGTGGCGATGCTTGATTATCACCGCTATCAGTTTAGCTGGTATGTGCTGCAAGGGCTGAAAGAGCGCGCGAAAATGCTCGATATCGAGATTGTTACCCATCCTTTATCGGAAGCGGGGGCGTCTCAACTGGCGGCGTTAATGGCGGACCCTTCGATTGGCGGCCTGTTGGCGTTAACGGTGGACGATCTGGAGATCCTGAATACCGTTGTCAGCCTGAATAAACCGGCGGTGCTGGTGAATAGCGACGATCCGCTGATGCGCTTGTCCAGCGTACTGCCTTGTAACCGCTCAGCCATGCGGCTTGCCGCCGATTATCTGGTGCAGCAGGGGCATCGCAATATCGTCTTTCTTACGCACCCAGGGCGCAGAACCATCGAGCAGCGCTTAGAAGGATGGCGTGACGCTATGTCGTACCATCATTTGCCGTGCGATGCCGCCAGGGTGATTACCGTGTCCGATTGGTTGCCGGAGCTGGCCGAGCAGGCGGTGATGGATTATATGCGGCGTCATAAAACCTCGTTCAGCGCGATTTTATGCGCCAATGATAGCCTGGCGATTGGCGCGATCGGCGCGTTGAATAAGCTGGGGGTTAAGGTTCCTGAGGATATTTCCGTTATCGGGATGGACGATCTGCCGCAGGCGGAGTTTACTCAGCCGGAACTGACGACGGTGCATTTACCGGTTCAGGAGATCGGCGTGATCGCGCTGGAGCTATTGCAGGATATGATCGCCGGAACCGTACAGATCCCCCGCCGGGTCGAGCTGGCCTGCTCGCTGATTGAACGCCGGTCGGTAATGGCAAGACGCTAGATCTGAATATTATCTTATTGAAAATACGAATTATTTTTTATTGCCTAACGTTGACGCCGGGATTTGATAGCGCTGAGCTCCCGCCCGCCGGTTTATTTTCTCTATCAGGCATTGGCCAAAAAGTGTTCGGCTAGTCCGCCTTCCCGCCGCGCCGATCGGGCGGCGTCAAGGCGCGTTCGCCAGACGGCGGGCCGCCTCCACAACAGAGGCTCGGCGTCTGGCATGCTCATCCGGGCTTTCCGGGCCCGCGAACATGCGCGCCATCTGCGGAACCGCTGACCACCAGGCGGCAAGAGACAGAATCAGAAACGCCAGATGATCGGCGGCCAGCGTGTTGGTCAGTTTCCCTTCTTTTTGTCCGACGGCAACGGCCTGGATTTTGTAGCCGTAGTATTCCCGCCGTTGCTCTTCATCCGGCACTTTGTCCTCGAACGTCAAGCCTTCCCAACGCATGAGGCGGCTTAGTTCAGGGTGCTCAAGGTGATAGTCATAGGCTCGGCCGGCATATTCGCCGATGTCTTCGGCGGCAAAGGAGGCGACAGGCATCGCTTTCGCCATCTTTGCCAGCTCGCTGCGCAGGACGGCTGAGAATAGCGATCGTTTGTCGCCAAAGTAGTTGTAGACGCGCTCTTTGTTCACCCCGGCGGATTTGGCGATCCGTTCGACGGTGGTGCCGTCCGGCCCCTGTTTGGCGAACTCGATCACGGCTGCTGCAAGAATTTTGCGTTTCGTTCCTTCCGTATCCCAGGCCATCGTTTTCTCTTTTCTACCGATCGGTTGTGTTTACCCATAAAAAGTATACTAAAATAAACTCCAACGTTTTGGTTGTATTTGAGATTGTGATGAAATCAGCCGGTCTATTCAAAGCATTACCCGCGGAAGATCCCGAATCCTTGATCGATCGCGATCTCGCGGAGCCGATCGCCGGGCCGGACGATCTTCTGGTTCGGGTTGCGCTCGCGCCCGTTAATCCCCGCCCAGACCCTCCCCTGCGCAGGGGAGTTTTGATTAGTCATCTCCTCCCCCTGGCAAGGGGGCGGGTGGGGGTCACTAATGGCAATATTTCGAACTTTGTCGCCGGTTCGATATGGCGCTAGTCGAATTTGGCGCGATCCATTTTCGGCACCAGCAGCAGATACATTACACACCAGGCCAGCAGATACGCCACCGAACCAATCGCGAATAATCCCCAGTAGTTGCCGGACTGTTCCAGCACCGCGCCGATAATCGTTGAGAACACCACGCTGCCGACCATGCCGAAGGTGCTGCCGATACCGACAACCGAACCGACCGCCGCGTTCGGAAACAGATCGGACACGCTGGTCAGCAAATTGGCGGACCATCCCTGATGCGCCGCGGCGGCAAGCCCGACGATGGCGACGGCGGCCCATAGGCTCTCCACCTGTGTCGCGGCGATGATCGGGATAACGGCGCAGGCGCAAATCAACATGGTTATTTTGCGCGCGTTGGCGGCGCTGACCCCTTTTCTCATCAACATGCCGGGAAGCCATCCCGCCCCCAGACTCCCGACTATCGCGAACAGATAAATCGCAATGAGCGGCAGCCCCAGACCGGCCATATTGATATCGCGCGTTTCGTTCAGCCATTTAGGCAGCCAGAACAGGAAGAACCACCAGATCGGGTCGGTCAGCATTTTTCCCAGCGCGAACGCCCAGAGCTGTCGATATCCCAGCAGCTTTGACCACTTAA
This window encodes:
- a CDS encoding LacI family DNA-binding transcriptional regulator: MKKRPASAATDNNSKSDAPYRRVRLEDIATRCGTSLSTVSRALSGDKGVSPELRSKIQEMARAVRYTPAQEISGSKIVLAASQVAMLDYHRYQFSWYVLQGLKERAKMLDIEIVTHPLSEAGASQLAALMADPSIGGLLALTVDDLEILNTVVSLNKPAVLVNSDDPLMRLSSVLPCNRSAMRLAADYLVQQGHRNIVFLTHPGRRTIEQRLEGWRDAMSYHHLPCDAARVITVSDWLPELAEQAVMDYMRRHKTSFSAILCANDSLAIGAIGALNKLGVKVPEDISVIGMDDLPQAEFTQPELTTVHLPVQEIGVIALELLQDMIAGTVQIPRRVELACSLIERRSVMARR
- a CDS encoding TetR family transcriptional regulator, coding for MAWDTEGTKRKILAAAVIEFAKQGPDGTTVERIAKSAGVNKERVYNYFGDKRSLFSAVLRSELAKMAKAMPVASFAAEDIGEYAGRAYDYHLEHPELSRLMRWEGLTFEDKVPDEEQRREYYGYKIQAVAVGQKEGKLTNTLAADHLAFLILSLAAWWSAVPQMARMFAGPESPDEHARRRASVVEAARRLANAP
- a CDS encoding aldose 1-epimerase family protein, with the translated sequence MKKLLAIGVSLALISWQSSAQTFVLTDAESSVEKGNWQISSDAMKIKDQHFSIEQSVLHGGRQEGSKIITITSQNGLKIVLSPSRGMDLLHVTGKDIRLGWHSPVDEVVNPNTINLESRGGVGWLEGFNEMMVRCGYEWTGHPVVDNGMIYTLHGRAGNTPASKVVVDVSEKAPYQITVRGLLKENSFKKSNLETWTELRYIPGSESFTVHDVLTNKSDYVRDYQIIYHSNFSTPILEQGARFVAPVKEISPFNDYAKAGLKEWQTYQGPTKDFDEMVFNLTPYADAQGKTLAALFNRAGDKGVSIEFDTRQLPVLTLWKNTDTEKQGYVTGIEPGTSYAYPVTIEREQGRVKQLQPGQSTAFELTYSLLSSADSVQKTEQRVKAIQGENQTTLTEKPIAVE
- a CDS encoding valine--pyruvate transaminase — protein: MNFSLFGNKFTRHAGITQLMDDMNEGLRTPGAIMLGGGNPAHIPAMDTYFQQLCQEMLEQGKLTEALCNYDGPLGKNALLNALADLLRDELGWQIGPQNIALTNGSQSAFFYLFNLFAGRYANGSKRKVLFPLAPEYIGYEDSGLDENMFVSVRPQIELLPEGQFKYHVDFDHLSITDDIGLICASRPTNPTGNVLTDEELMRLDILAQQHNVPLLIDNAYGVPFPGIIFSEATPLWNPNIILCMSLSKLGLPGSRCGIVIADEKVISAVGNMNGIISLSPGAVGPAIAHEMIRRGDLLRLSNDVIRPFYQQRVTDTIALIRRYLSEEQCLIHKPEGAIFLWLWFKDLPITTEVLYQRLKKRGVLMVPGHYFFPGLEQEWPHAHQCLRMNYVPDPQSLERGIDILAQEVTKALQESGL